In the Ornithinimicrobium pratense genome, ATCCTCGGCGGTCAGCCGGCGGCGCCCGCCGAGCCGCTCGTCCCACCGGTAGCCGACGCCGCGCGCCGGGAGCCACTCCTGGAGCGCCTCCTGGCGCGAGTCCGGGTTGTGCCGGCTGGCGGGGAAGCGGCGGACGTCGACGAGATGCTCCACCCCGGCCCGCGTCAGCAGGTCACCGAGGCCGTGGCGGTCCAGCGTGCCGTGCCCCACGGTCAGCACAGTGGATTGCTCTGGCATGCCGCCATGCTAGGGACGGGGATGCCGTGTGTCGTCGCGATGCGCTGACGTGGGTCGCGCAGTCCTGCACGGGCCTGCGGGTGTTTGGCACGATGGATGGATGGACCTCACCATCGTCGGCTGCAGCGGGTCCGTCCCCGGCCCGGACAGCCCCGCCAGCTGTTACCTGGTCACCGCCGCCGACGGGGATCGGCTCTGGCGCGTGTTGCTCGACCTCGGCTCAGGGGCGTTCGGGGCGCTGCAACGCCACACCGATCCAGACTCCCTCGACGCGGTGGTCCTGTCCCACCTGCACCCCGACCACTGCCTGGACCTCACCGCGCTCAAGGTCTGGCGCAGCCACGGGCCCGGCGGGCCCGGCGCCGACCTGCGCGTCTACGGGCCGGCAGGGACGGCCGAGCGGATGGCCCGGGCCTACGGCGTGGACAAGCCCTCGCCGATGACCGGGATGACCTTCCGCACCCTCGCGGACGGGCAGTCCTTCACCGTCGGGCCGTTCAGCATCACGCCCCACCGGGTGCGGCATCCCGTCCCCACCTTCGGGCTGCGGGTGGAGGCGGACGGCGCCGTGCTCGCCTACACGGGAGACACGGACACCTGCCCTGGGCTCGTGCCGCTGATGGCCGGTGCGGACATGGTGCTGGCCGAGGCCGCCTTCGTCGAGGGCCGGGACGAGGCGCGGGGCCTGCACCTGACCGGACGCCGCGCTGCGGAGGCCGTGGTCGAGGCCGGACAGCAGGGCGGGCAGGGACCGGTCGGCCGGTTACTGCTCACCCACCTGCCGCCCTGGACCCCGCCGGAGGTCGTGCTCGGCGAGGCGCGGGACGTCTGGGACGGCGCGACAGACGTAGTGCGGCCGGGTGCGACCTACCGGATCGGGCCAGGGAGAGGGACGGTCGGAGCCGCCTCGGGGGTGTGACCGCGCACACCCCCCGCCCCGGCCATCAGCACCGTCGCCACCCGTCGGTGCCACACTGAGTCGATGACCGGGACGGCACGGGTGTCGTGGGCGCAGGCGCTGTCGTGGCGGCTGTCGCGTCACCTGCTGGACCCCGTCGGCGCCGAGCCGCCGGCTGGCGTGGTGCGCCGTCTCGGCGCCGTGCTCTCGATGGACGAGGGGCTGGCCGAGCTCGCGGTGCGCACCCGGAGCATGACCGACCCGCCCGGCGGGCTCGCGGCCGCGCTGGCGACGGGGGAGGTGATCAAGGCCTTCGCGTTCCGGGGTGCTGTCCACTACCTCTCGCCGGAGGAAGGCGGGATCTACCTTGCCGTGCGTGCGGCGGGTCGGCAGTGGGAGCTGCGCAGCTGGGTCGAGCACTACCGGCTCACTGCGGCCCAGTGGCCGCACTTCCGGGCCGCGGTGCGGGAGGCGGTGGCAGACGGGCCGTTGACCGTGACCGAGCTCGGTGAGGTGGTCGCTCGGCACTCTGACTACCGGCACCTCCGGCCGGTCTTCGAGGAGGGTGCGGGGACCCTGATCAAGCCGCTGACCTGGCAGGGCGACGTCAGCATCGGACCCCCGCGCGGGGGCCGTCTCACCCTGCAACGGCTCGACACCAACCCGCGCTGGGGCGGCATCACCGACCTGGACGTCGCCGGCCCCGGGGCGATCACCGCCTACCTCCGCACCTATGGCCCGGCCACCCTCGACCACGTGCACTACTGGCTCGGGGACGGCCTCAGCGCAGGTCGGCGACGGCTGGTCGCCTGGTGGGGCAGCCTGGCCGACCGCCTGGTCGAGGTCGACGTCGAGGGGACCAGGGCGTATGTGGTGCGGGAGCACCTCGACGCGCTGGTGGCGGCGCGACCGTCGGAGGCGGTCCGGTTCCTGCCCGGCCACGACCAGTGGGTCATCGGGCCCGGGACCCAGGAGACCTCCATCACCCCGGCGTCGCGACGGCAGCTGATGACCCGCAAGGCCAACCCGGTCCTCCTCGGTGGAGTGGTGCGTGGGACCTGGGTGCGCAAGCAGGACCAGCTCACGGTGCACTGGCTGGACGATGGACCCCCACCCAGGGATGAGTTGCGCCAGGAGGCAGGCCGGTTGGCCAAGCTCCTCGGAGCAGACCTGCAGGTGGACGTGGTCGTCGGGGACCGGTGACGTCGTGCTGCGAGGCGACGGCTGAACCGGGCAACGTCCAGGCTGGGGGTGGACACTGCAGCATGGACACCCGCACCGTGCGCCGCGCTAGCGACCTTCGTGGTGCGGGGCTGACCGGCATCGCCGCCGGGGCGGTCACCCTCGGCACCGCCGAGCTGCTGGCCGCAGCCTGGTCCGGGCCGCTCGCCAGCGCGGGCACACCCTCGCCGCTGCTGGCCGTGGGCGCCGCCTTTGTGGACCGCACGCCTGCCTGGCTCAAGGACTGGGCAATCGCGATCTTCGGGACCGCGGACAAGATCGCGCTCGGGGTGGGTATGGCGCTCGTCCTGTCCGTGGTCTGTGCCGCCGTGGGCCTGCTGGCAACCCGGCGCAAGGACCTGGCGCAGGTCCTTTTCCTGGCGGTGGCTGCCCTGGGGGTGGCAGCGGTGCTGAGCCGGCCGGACAGCGGACTGCTGGACGCGGTGCCGACCGTGGTGGGCGCAGCCGTCGGCACCTGGCTGCTGGGGCGGCTGAGCGACCAGGGCCGGGCGGCTCAGGCCGGTCCAGTGCCGCCCCTCGCCCATCCCCGGCGTGCCGCAGCGCATCCCGGAGCGCATCCCGGAGCGCATCCCGCAGCCGTCGAGCCCATGCCGGTCGGTGCACCGCGCCGGGAGGTGCTCCGCACGGCGGGCGGCCTCACCGCCCTCGGGCTGGTCGGGGTGGCGATCGGCACCAGTGGCAGCGGCCTGCTCAGGACGGCTGGCCCGGCGACCCCGGCGATGCCGTTGCCCCGACCGATCCGCACGGTGGGCGTCCCGGACGTTGCGGGCAGCAGCACACCGGGGCACACGGCATACCTGACCCCGAACGACGCCTTCTACCGCATCGACACCGCACTGCGGGTGCCGCGGGTGAACCCTGAGACCTGGACGCTGCGGGTGACCGGCCTGGTGGAGCGGGAGATCGAGATGAGCTATGCCGACCTGTTGGCGGAGCAGCACGTCGAGGCGCTGGTCACCCTCACCTGCGTGAGCAACGAGGTGGGTGGCGACCTCGTCGGCAACGCCCGCTGGCAGGGCTGGCCCGTGCGTGACCTGCTCGCGCGCGCCGGGGTGGCTCCCGAGGCCGACATGGTGCTCTCCCGCAGCGTCGACGGGTGGACGGCCGGCACGCCGTTGGAGGCGCTGACCGACGATCGCGACGCCCTCCTGGCGGTGGCCATGAACGGTGAGCCGCTGCCGGCCAGGCACGGATACCCCGTCCGACTGGTCGTGCCCGGACTCTACGGCTACGTCTCGGCGACCAAGTGGGTGACCGAGCTCAAGGTGACCCGGTTCGATGCCGACGAAGGCTACTGGACGCCCCGCGGCTGGTCGGCTCTCGGGCCGATCAAGACGGCCTCGCGGATCGACGTGCCCCGGACCGGTGCTCGGGTCGTGGCCGGGGAGGTGGTCGTCGCCGGTGTCGCCTGGGCCCAGCTCCGCGGCGTGGATCAGGTGCAGGTGCAGGTCGACGACGGTCCGTGGCAGGTGGCCGAGCTGCTGGCCGAGCCGTCGGTGGACGCCTGGCGGCTGTGGCGCTGGACGTGGCCCGACGCGACACCGGGCCGGCACCGGCTCCGGGTGCGGGCCACGGACGCTACGGGAGAGGTGCAGACGGACCTCGTCGCCCGGCCCGCACCGGACGGGGCCAGCGGGTGGCACGAGGTCAGCGTCCGCGTCACCTGACCGGGTGGGTCGACTCGGGGCATCCCTGGGCCGTGTGGGCCGACTCCAGGCCGCCGGATCAGCGCGCGCTGAGCTCCGGGTGCTGCGGCGCCGGCTCTGGTTCGGACCGGGCGCGGTCGGTCCGGGTCAGCAGGCGGTAGCCGCCGACGCCGAGCGCGCAGGCCAGGGCGGTCGCGCCGACCGAGACCGCCAGGGCAGGCCGGTGGCCACCGATGTCGGCGAGCCGGCCGGCGAGGGCCGCGCCCACGGCATACCCGGTGCCGGTGGTCGCCGAGAGGATGGTCATCGCCGCGCCCAGCCGCTCCACGGGGGTGGCCCGCTCAGCAAGGGTGAAGGTGGTGATCATCGACGGCGCGATCGCCACGCCCAGGCCGAGCAGGGCGAAGGCCAGGCCGACCAGGGTGTCGACCAGCAGCAGCGGCAGGGCGAGCACCAGCATCGAGGAGGTGAACACGCGTAGCCGCTGGGGGTAGGCGAACCGCTGGGGCAGGGCCACGACCAGGAGACCGGCGATGACGCTGCCGACGCCCAGCAGGGCGTGCAGGAGCCCGGTTAGGCCGGGCTCGCCGGCCTGGGTGGCCAGCACCGAGGTGCCGGTCTGCACCGAGCCGAAGACCATGCCGATGGACAGCTGGGTCGCAGCCAGGAGCAGCAGGGCGGGGGTGAGCAGCCGGCCCCGGCCCGCACCGGTCAGGCCGGCGGGGATGACCAGCGCGCCGGTCGGGTGGACGGCGAACCAGGTGGCGAAGATGCCCAGCATGACGGCGGCCACGGCCAGCGCGGCCATCGGGTTGAGCAGGGCGGCGATGAGCCCGACGACCGCCGGGCCGAGCACGAAGGAGGCCTCGTCGGCCGCGCCCTCGTAGGAGAAGGCGGCGTCCATGACCCGGGGATCCTCGCTGCCGGCCGCCCGGCTGATCGGCCGCCAGCGCACCCGCGCCATGGTGCCGACCTGGGGGACGAAAGCCCCGCCCAGGGCCGCCACCACCGGCAGCGGCCACCACGGGTCACCCTGGGCGTGAGTGGCGGTGAGGACGGCCAGCACGCCCAGCCCGATGGCCCCCGCGATGCTCTGGACGAGCAGGACCGGACGCTGTCCGACCCGGTCGGTGAGGGAGCCGGCGATGGGGGCGCCGATCGCGTTGGCCACGGCCAGGGCACCGGCGGTGGCGCCCCCCGCGCCGTAGGACCCGGTCGCTGCGGTGACCGCGAGCAGCGCCGCGATCTGCGACATCGCCATCGGCAGGCGGCCGATGAAGGCGACGGCGACATAGAGGGGGCCGGTGAGGCCGAACAGTCGGAGGTAAGACTGCACAGGAGACATCCGTGAGGAAGACCTTTCGGGCAAGGGTCCGTCGAAGGACGTGTGCGCCGTCCCTGCCTCCCGACGCACGGGACCCTTGATGCAATTTCCCATGGTACCCCACCGGCGCAGACGCAGGACTGGCTCGACATACGCTTCGCCCATGACGAGCCATCGACGCGAGCGTGTGTCAGCCCGGGCGGCCGACCCCCGCCGTCAGCTCCAGG is a window encoding:
- a CDS encoding molybdopterin-dependent oxidoreductase; translation: MDTRTVRRASDLRGAGLTGIAAGAVTLGTAELLAAAWSGPLASAGTPSPLLAVGAAFVDRTPAWLKDWAIAIFGTADKIALGVGMALVLSVVCAAVGLLATRRKDLAQVLFLAVAALGVAAVLSRPDSGLLDAVPTVVGAAVGTWLLGRLSDQGRAAQAGPVPPLAHPRRAAAHPGAHPGAHPAAVEPMPVGAPRREVLRTAGGLTALGLVGVAIGTSGSGLLRTAGPATPAMPLPRPIRTVGVPDVAGSSTPGHTAYLTPNDAFYRIDTALRVPRVNPETWTLRVTGLVEREIEMSYADLLAEQHVEALVTLTCVSNEVGGDLVGNARWQGWPVRDLLARAGVAPEADMVLSRSVDGWTAGTPLEALTDDRDALLAVAMNGEPLPARHGYPVRLVVPGLYGYVSATKWVTELKVTRFDADEGYWTPRGWSALGPIKTASRIDVPRTGARVVAGEVVVAGVAWAQLRGVDQVQVQVDDGPWQVAELLAEPSVDAWRLWRWTWPDATPGRHRLRVRATDATGEVQTDLVARPAPDGASGWHEVSVRVT
- a CDS encoding MFS transporter; translated protein: MSPVQSYLRLFGLTGPLYVAVAFIGRLPMAMSQIAALLAVTAATGSYGAGGATAGALAVANAIGAPIAGSLTDRVGQRPVLLVQSIAGAIGLGVLAVLTATHAQGDPWWPLPVVAALGGAFVPQVGTMARVRWRPISRAAGSEDPRVMDAAFSYEGAADEASFVLGPAVVGLIAALLNPMAALAVAAVMLGIFATWFAVHPTGALVIPAGLTGAGRGRLLTPALLLLAATQLSIGMVFGSVQTGTSVLATQAGEPGLTGLLHALLGVGSVIAGLLVVALPQRFAYPQRLRVFTSSMLVLALPLLLVDTLVGLAFALLGLGVAIAPSMITTFTLAERATPVERLGAAMTILSATTGTGYAVGAALAGRLADIGGHRPALAVSVGATALACALGVGGYRLLTRTDRARSEPEPAPQHPELSAR
- a CDS encoding DNA glycosylase AlkZ-like family protein, whose protein sequence is MTGTARVSWAQALSWRLSRHLLDPVGAEPPAGVVRRLGAVLSMDEGLAELAVRTRSMTDPPGGLAAALATGEVIKAFAFRGAVHYLSPEEGGIYLAVRAAGRQWELRSWVEHYRLTAAQWPHFRAAVREAVADGPLTVTELGEVVARHSDYRHLRPVFEEGAGTLIKPLTWQGDVSIGPPRGGRLTLQRLDTNPRWGGITDLDVAGPGAITAYLRTYGPATLDHVHYWLGDGLSAGRRRLVAWWGSLADRLVEVDVEGTRAYVVREHLDALVAARPSEAVRFLPGHDQWVIGPGTQETSITPASRRQLMTRKANPVLLGGVVRGTWVRKQDQLTVHWLDDGPPPRDELRQEAGRLAKLLGADLQVDVVVGDR
- a CDS encoding MBL fold metallo-hydrolase, with product MDLTIVGCSGSVPGPDSPASCYLVTAADGDRLWRVLLDLGSGAFGALQRHTDPDSLDAVVLSHLHPDHCLDLTALKVWRSHGPGGPGADLRVYGPAGTAERMARAYGVDKPSPMTGMTFRTLADGQSFTVGPFSITPHRVRHPVPTFGLRVEADGAVLAYTGDTDTCPGLVPLMAGADMVLAEAAFVEGRDEARGLHLTGRRAAEAVVEAGQQGGQGPVGRLLLTHLPPWTPPEVVLGEARDVWDGATDVVRPGATYRIGPGRGTVGAASGV